In Babesia bovis T2Bo chromosome 3, whole genome shotgun sequence, the genomic window CTGGTGCCTGGTAACATGATGTACGCCGAGTTCAAGTACATTCTTCAGAAGCATTTAGTAGCCGAGAATGCCAGCAACTCGGTCTATATAGGAAAGAATGCAACGTTGTATTTATATGTTGCCGACAAAGTACCTGTGTCTCAAGCTGCCATTGGCGATCTTTACCGTGAGCACCGTTCTGCTGAGGGCATTCTCTATATGACATATGCTAACGAGAATTCATTGGGTTGATCTGTCTATATCGTTGCCCTATGGTTGTACTTgatttttaatatatatacatatttacTGTATCCGTATCGTTACTTTGGTCCTGTGTAATGCTTTTTGTATTATTCTGCGTTTTGTGGTTTTTATCGTTCCAGTTCTGTGTGTCACTGACAAGGTCCGGTTTACACATTCGTGATTCTGCTAATGTTGCTTTAGTTAGGCACTTGAAACGTAGTAGCATAGATGTAGTTAGTGATTCTAGTGCATTTATTCAAGGTTATAAACGCCCAGGTGTTTACAATGGATGCATTAATTCAACTCGCAGCAGCATACCAGCCTTCGTGTCTGTGACAAGGAATACTGGATCTAGTGCAATAGAACGCCATAGCAGGACTCCATTGAACAGTAGCTCTTGCGATGTGTTAAATGACCATGAAGATACAATCAACCGTATACGTTCATTTGCTTCTGAGCTTACTGCATTGGAAGACCATGATTCTTACGTCCATAAGCTAGTTGAGTTTGGTGCTTCCGTTTACAAAGGCGCTCCGGAGCTTAATTCGATCCTGGATTTTACTGGTTCGGCATACAGCAGAGAGTTTAAAGTAGACAGTGGCCAAGGTTACTTTTTGCTTCCGCTACCTAGAGGTACAAGTTACAAATTAGTTTCCGggtgtatatcatctatTGTCGTTGGAGTATATATCAAGGACGCTATTGTACAAGTTGATGGCACATCTGACTCGTTGATCACGAAGGGTATATTGGCCATAATCCTGAGTAAGGTTCACGGCCGCCCCGTGAGTGAGGTGTTATCACTGAGTGCTGATGACATAGGGTTGGGCCCAGTGGTATCACAAATAGGATTCATTAAGCGTGATGGTGTATCTACTATACTGGATCACATAAAGCGTGAGGCTAGCGGCACCCAATTAGGCAATCCATCTCTGCCTACAGTGCTTGGTCAGTCTAGGTTAGTAttggtattatatattatatgttttaggGTGGCATGTCTGGTTAGCGGTGGTGTGGATTCCGCTGTGGCTTTGTGGTTATTGAAATCGCGTGGTTTCGATATTGAGGCGTTTTACCTCAAGGTATGGTCCGTTGAAAACGGGGACTTGGGTAGGTGTCATACGTTGCCCTGGATATAGATACAGGTGACTGCCAGTGGTCGGCTGATCTGGAACATGCCATGGGTGTAACCAAACTGCTCAATGTACCATTGCACGTGGTTCCATTTCAGGATGTGTACCACCAGCGTGTTCTAGACCCATTCGTTGCCGGTGCGAGGTAAGTGTTGTTGAgctttaatatatattgcagcCTCGGCGAGACACCGAATCCTGATGTATGTTGCAATGAATTCATTAAGTTCGGTGCGTTTTTGGATTATGCTGTTCGTTGGGGGTTCAGCCATATAGCATCAGGGCACTATGCCTCTATCATAGAGGATCTAGTGCCTGGTACCTCAACGCGTATAGCTCGGCTGCGTTTATGCAGGGACCTAAGGAAGGATCAGACATATTTCCTATCACGTTTGAGCCAGTCACAGCTACGACGTGTTATGTTCCCTTTGAGTCAGCTTTACAAGAATGAGGTGAGTGTATACCCTGCTGACACAATGGACACAGGTACGAACAATCGCTCGTACCCTTGGATTTTCTAATTATGACCGCAAGGAGTCCATGGGATTATGTTTCCTTGGTAAGGTTGATGTGAAGTCGTTTTTATCGCATCGTCTTGGTGAGGTTCCGGGGCCTATCGTTGACCACGACACTGGCAATTGTATCGGTAGACACCACGGACTGTTCCACTTTACTATCGGCCAGCGTGAAGGTATAGCGCGCTACCTGAATTCCGTGCGCGACACCAATCAATCGCGTTACGTAGTCGCCAAAGATATCGATACCAACACCCTATATGTAAGCACGCGGTACCATACCAAGTGTTACACTGAACCCGGTAGCGTTCGCCGCCGGTTCCGCATATCAGACATTCGCTGGAATGTACCTGACTTTAAGCGTTTTATCACTGACCCTAGTAAGTTTCTCTGTATGTCACATAACTGTTAAAACAGATAGTTTATCCATGAAGGTGCGACACTCTCCCACGTTATGCCGTGGTGATATTAGCTTCGACGACCTGGATACTGCATCCGGCGCATCAGTACACCTGGAAAAGGCGGACATTGGTTTGGCCACCGGGCAATATGCGGTGATATACAGCGGATTAAACTGTTTGGGTGCTGGCAAGATAGTGGCTAAGCAGCGCTGACTGTCTAGTAGGATCACTAGTGAACCTAATCTTTCTTTGCTAGCACGTAGAAAAACAGTTTGCATCTGTGTGGCTGTAGATTTTTTCAACtcattgtaatatatacaactcTATTTAACAACCAAATGTCTATACACGTTTAACTCTTTGTTTTGGGGCTTTGTATATCACAGCTAAGATTAATTAAATTATTTCACCAGGTGTCTTCTTCACGATGGTTGCTGCAGTGCCTCAGAGGCGTAGGCCTAATTTAACGTGGATATTTTCAGTCCTTGCTATAGTCACAGCATCGGTGCTAGTCGGGagtttgatatggtttttCATGCCATCGGATATCATTCCAGGACATGTCAACCACGATGTAGATACTGTGGCCGAAGGTTACATGGCGATGGATGATGACGATC contains:
- a CDS encoding Autophagy protein Atg8 ubiquitin like family protein, encoding MAAKSTPDHSGSYRSGHNESSDVTERFLNRIPVVCLPRNNKVPRIARSKFLVPGNMMYAEFKYILQKHLVAENASNSVYIGKNATLYLYVADKVPVSQAAIGDLYREHRSAEGILYMTYANENSLG
- a CDS encoding tRNA methyl transferase family protein, which produces MLFVLFCVLWFLSFQFCVSLTRSGLHIRDSANVALVRHLKRSSIDVVSDSSAFIQGYKRPGVYNGCINSTRSSIPAFVSVTRNTGSSAIERHSRTPLNSSSCDVLNDHEDTINRIRSFASELTALEDHDSYVHKLVEFGASVYKGAPELNSILDFTGSAYSREFKVDSGQGYFLLPLPRGTSYKLVSGCISSIVVGVYIKDAIVQVDGTSDSLITKGILAIILSKVHGRPVSEVLSLSADDIGLGPVVSQIGFIKRDGVSTILDHIKREASGTQLGNPSLPTVLGQSRVACLVSGGVDSAVALWLLKSRGFDIEAFYLKVWSVENGDLGDCQWSADLEHAMGVTKLLNVPLHVVPFQDVYHQRVLDPFVAGASLGETPNPDVCCNEFIKFGAFLDYAVRWGFSHIASGHYASIIEDLVPGTSTRIARLRLCRDLRKDQTYFLSRLSQSQLRRVMFPLSQLYKNEVRTIARTLGFSNYDRKESMGLCFLGKVDVKSFLSHRLGEVPGPIVDHDTGNCIGRHHGLFHFTIGQREGIARYLNSVRDTNQSRYVVAKDIDTNTLYVSTRYHTKCYTEPGSVRRRFRISDIRWNVPDFKRFITDPNSLSMKVRHSPTLCRGDISFDDLDTASGASVHLEKADIGLATGQYAVIYSGLNCLGAGKIVAKQR